In Rhodamnia argentea isolate NSW1041297 chromosome 4, ASM2092103v1, whole genome shotgun sequence, the following proteins share a genomic window:
- the LOC115750045 gene encoding coiled-coil domain-containing protein 93 translates to MHILEEMQLLHEKIRAAKVDSVVHRLMLLMESLKVLEKKDVDLQSDYTAKKSDLDAKIIYLEEKISNGYDSKSLHDDLDHCISMSLEKLHLAKKELAARLRMVLSVKRQLEDVPSQSELIQYERRFCELNMNIEEIHRQTRKYYATYNALLEIKELMLKETSLLSSLDSQFQDAISDTAGRLKLIDSMEGILKGIKQKLEKVQDGIQADQRVCNTLREKYAAAASSQRRGSSLLKALQLKLRHPISRRKSRETRDLKVNLCPELLLHYMKLRR, encoded by the exons ATGCATATTTTAGAAGAGATGCAACTCTTACATGAGAAAATCAGGGCAGCAAAGGTCGATTCTGTGGTTCACAGATTAATGTTGCTCATGGAGTCACTGAAG GTATTGGAAAAGAAAGATGTGGATCTCCAATCTGATTACACTGCAAAGAAATCAGATTTGGACGCCAAGATTATTTACTTGGAGGAGAAAATATCCAACGGCTATGATAGCAAGAGTCTCCATGATGATCTAGATCATTGTATTAGCATGTCATTGGAAAAGTTGCACCTTGCGAAGAAG GAACTAGCGGCTAGACTGAGGATGGTATTGTCTGTAAAGCGGCAACTTGAAGATGTGCCTTCCCAATCGGAACTCATTCa GTATGAACGACGCTTTTGCGAGTTGAATATGAATATTGAG GAAATTCATAGACAAACACGTAAATATTACGCAACATATAACGCACTTTTGGAGATTAAAGAGCTAATGCTGAAGGAAACATCGTTATTGAGTTCGCTAGATTCCCAG TTTCAAGATGCTATAAGTGATACTGCTGGTCGCCTGAAACTTATTGATTCCATGGAAGGAATTTTGAAGGGCATAAAACAg AAGCTAGAGAAAGTGCAGGATGGGATCCAGGCAGATCAGAGAGTCTGTAATACACTCAGGGAGAAGTATGCGGCAGCAGCAAGTAGTCAGAGACGCGGTTCTAGTCTGTTGAAAGCTCTTCAG CTTAAATTAAGACATCCAATTTCCAGGAGGAAATCACGAGAAACCAGAGACTTAAAAGTGAACTTATGTCCAGAACTGCTGCTCCACTATATGAAGCTGAGGCGATAG